One window from the genome of Hyperolius riggenbachi isolate aHypRig1 chromosome 6, aHypRig1.pri, whole genome shotgun sequence encodes:
- the LOC137523140 gene encoding chemerin-like receptor 1: protein MTMEQSLISNVTPVFITRDISEEYCANFTKEDLHAAHNINISSAAFCALIVLVGTSANAFVIWINVFRMESTFRSVLSLNLFISGFISSSFLILNIVYFASDIHWPFQSFMCRLNNFMFHLNMFLSAFMLILYSIDYCFVVLSPLRYNIYRRPSLASREALIAWIIAIGVSIPYFIFKDTVNCQETTKCLDVFGNLETTMFRNRRHKSMVIMAFMLGYCIPFIIIFICSVTAAIIYQQKKTSKYTPALRLIFITQAFFAFCWLPYHAVSFTERFSSVSAEVVGPIMISLASLSSCVNPILYACLSPDFKKAFSVQVFFNKHLK from the coding sequence ATGACCATGGAACAAAGCTTAATTTCCAACGTTACTCCTGTCTTCATTACCAGAGACATTTCAGAAGAATATTGTGCTAACTTCACCAAAGAAGACCTCCATGCTGCCCATAACATCAACATCTCCTCAGCTGCTTTCTGCGCTCTGATAGTCTTAGTGGGGACTTCAGCTAATGCGTTTGTTATATGGATTAATGTCTTCAGAATGGAGAGCACATTCCGTTCAGTTTTGTCCCTCAATTTGTTCATCTCTGGGTTCATTTCTTCATCATTTCTGATTCTGAACATTGTCTATTTTGCCTCCGATATTCACTGGCCTTTTCAATCTTTCATGTGCCGACTGAACAACTTTATGTTCCACCTCAATATGTTCCTTAGTGCCTTTATGCTTATATTGTACAGTATTGACTACTGCTTTGTTGTCTTGTCTCCTCTGAGATACAACATCTACAGGAGACCTAGTCTGGCCTCCAGAGAAGCTCTCATTGCATGGATTATTGCTATCGGTGTCAGCATACCCTATTTTATCTTCAAAGACACTGTTAACTGCCAGGAAACAACCAAATGTCTGGATGTATTTGGTAATCTGGAGACCACCATGTTCAGAAATAGAAGACATAAGTCCATGGTGATAATGGCATTCATGCTGGGTTACTGTATTCCGTTTATTATCATATTTATATGTTCAGTGACTGCAGCCATTATTTACCAACAGAAGAAGACCTCTAAATATACCCCAGCCTTGAGATTGATATTTATTACTCAGGCTTTCTTTGCCTTTTGCTGGTTGCCGTATCATGCGGTCTCCTTCACTGAAAGGTTCTCATCTGTTTCTGCTGAAGTGGTTGGACCTATCATGATAAGCCTAGCCTCTCTCAGTAGCTGTGTAAATCCCATCCTTTATGCATGTCTTTCTCCGGATTTTAAGAAGGCCTTTTCTGTGCAGGTTTTTTTCAACAAACACCTGAAATAA
- the LOC137523141 gene encoding C3a anaphylatoxin chemotactic receptor-like, protein METTPTTYNQSQGNNSIFNIDDLDSFYVSTYLYPFLKTFCIICYSVTFVVGSIGNGLVIWIAGLKMKNVSAVWFLNLAVADFACCTFLPVRIMEWALYTMSHYLLPLCEISLFVLILSMCSSVYFLAVISLDRCVSVIWPMWTKVHRTPKLARIISGIIWVASLMLSTPVSATSFFYENFSDCAEKGYQQWMGFSDPFVNMLRNTRLVLMFALPFSIILISYGLIFFKLRKLTITRRSPQSYRIVIAVVVCFFVCWFPYYTWPFIYIGEDNIEMDNLIHEIFVCLAYFNSLHQPRPLCFLISKLQRQLYQVHPSQTGESLH, encoded by the coding sequence ATGGAGACAACACCAACAACATACAATCAGTCCCAGGGCAATAACTCTATATTCAACATTGACGACCTTGATAGTTTTTATGTCTCAACATATTTATATCCATTTCTAAAGACCTTCTGCATCATTTGCTACAGTGTTACATTTGTGGTTGGAAGTATTGGCAATGGTTTAGTCATCTGGATTGCCGGATTGAAGATGAAGAATGTCAGTGCCGTGTGGTTCCTCAACTTGGCAGTGGCTGACTTTGCCTGCTGCACCTTCCTCCCTGTCCGTATAATGGAATGGGCTTTGTACACCATGTCTCATTATCTATTACCTCTGTGTGAGATAAGCTTATTTGTGTTGATTCTCAGCATGTGCAGCAGCGTCTACTTCTTAGCAGTCATCAGCCTCGACCGATGTGTGTCGGTGATTTGGCCAATGTGGACGAAAGTTCACAGAACTCCCAAATTAGCCCGCATTATTTCCGGGATTATCTGGGTGGCGAGTCTGATGCTGAGTACTCCCGTTTCTGCTACCTCTTTCTTCTACGAGAATTTTTCCGACTGTGCTGAGAAGGGTTATCAGCAGTGGATGGGCTTTTCTGACCCATTTGTAAACATGTTACGGAACACCAGATTAGTATTAATGTTCGCGTTACCGTTCAGCATTATTCTTATTTCCTATGGACTGATTTTCTTTAAGCTGAGAAAGCTCACGATAACTAGACGATCTCCTCAGTCTTACCGAATTGTGATTGCAGTCGTGGTCTGCTTCTTTGTCTGCTGGTTCCCATATTATACATGGCCGTTTATTTACATCGGTGAAGACAATATTGAAATGGACAACCTGATTCATGAAATCTTCGTCTGCTTGGCTTATTTTAACAGCTTGCATCAACCCCGTCCTCTATGTTTTCTCATATCAAAACTTCAAAGACAACTTTATCAAGTCCATCCCAGCCAGACTGGAGAGAGCCTTCACTGA